In a single window of the bacterium genome:
- the hypF gene encoding carbamoyltransferase HypF, which yields MQRTQIKVTGIVQGVGFRPFVYRIAVSNQLTGHVYNHSSGVDIEVEGTAENLAQFQSELLSILPPLARIDTLQIKEIPANGDTTFRIIESSDTIAEAALISPDVATCDDCLRELFDPNDRRYLYPFINCTNCGPRFTIIEELPYDRSQTTMREFPLCDDCANEYRNPLDRRFHAEPVACPVCGPQLEFVTLDKGTDKSVCPADGSPINKTVSALEAGKIVAIKGLGGFHLSCDAINENAVQTLRVRKGRPSKPLAVMFRSIDVLRCYCEVSEAEEKELLSYRQPILLLRKRADISVCRPYPEGKLTESLAPGIDEIGAFLPYTPIHHLLFHETKLDCLVMTSGNRSEEPIVIDNDECIEKLSDIADAALVHNRKIWNRCDDSVGYFSGSRLIITRRSRGFAPLPVQLETEVAPTLAVGAMYCNTFALAEGKRAFLSQHIGDVDNQATIEFMQESIEKLQRWLGIIPEIIAHDLHPNLLTTRFAQEIGSGKKLVGVQHHHAHFAAALAANQLRQPAIGIVFDGTGYGLDRTIWGGEIFIGDTSRVERIGWLQPLLLPGGDSSIKKPYRTAIAYLHQLFENKYELPEKLLKYATDEEIGLVKSMVDRHFNTVQTTSIGRLFDAVSAMLGVCGVSTYEGQAAIELEQLAWRAVREGSTQEIPELPFIIAVNGNTLQMEARSFFEQLSELVNQKKVSLQNLAYAFHLALSEAVVQCCLVLREQTQLRDVVLCGGVWQNRLLTQLTGERLEQNGFRPIYPGIIPVNDGGIALGQVCVANALK from the coding sequence TTGCAACGCACACAAATTAAAGTAACAGGAATCGTTCAGGGGGTCGGGTTCCGTCCCTTCGTGTATCGCATTGCAGTATCGAATCAACTGACTGGACATGTTTACAACCACTCCTCCGGGGTCGATATCGAAGTCGAAGGGACTGCGGAGAATCTTGCTCAATTTCAATCAGAGCTACTAAGTATTTTGCCGCCGTTAGCGCGCATCGATACGTTACAAATAAAAGAAATTCCTGCGAACGGTGACACAACGTTTCGGATAATCGAAAGCTCCGATACCATTGCGGAAGCGGCACTCATCAGCCCGGATGTCGCCACCTGCGACGATTGTTTACGGGAGTTGTTCGATCCCAATGACCGACGATACTTGTACCCCTTTATCAATTGCACCAATTGCGGACCACGGTTCACCATCATCGAAGAACTGCCCTACGACCGTTCCCAGACAACGATGCGCGAATTTCCACTTTGCGACGATTGTGCCAACGAGTATCGCAATCCCCTTGACCGACGCTTTCATGCAGAGCCGGTAGCGTGCCCGGTGTGCGGCCCACAGTTAGAGTTTGTAACATTGGATAAAGGGACAGACAAGAGTGTCTGTCCTGCCGATGGTTCGCCCATAAACAAAACGGTGTCGGCATTGGAAGCGGGGAAGATTGTTGCCATAAAGGGATTGGGGGGATTTCATCTTTCCTGCGATGCTATTAACGAGAATGCCGTTCAGACTTTGCGAGTGCGCAAAGGACGACCGAGCAAACCGTTGGCGGTGATGTTTCGCTCGATAGATGTATTGCGTTGCTATTGCGAAGTGTCCGAAGCTGAAGAAAAAGAGTTGTTGAGTTACCGCCAACCGATTCTGTTGTTGAGAAAGCGGGCGGACATTTCTGTTTGCCGCCCCTACCCGGAGGGAAAGTTAACTGAATCGCTTGCACCGGGGATTGATGAGATTGGCGCGTTTCTTCCCTATACACCGATACATCACTTATTATTTCACGAAACGAAACTCGACTGTTTGGTGATGACAAGTGGCAATCGCAGCGAAGAACCGATTGTTATCGATAACGATGAGTGCATCGAAAAGCTGTCGGATATTGCCGATGCGGCGCTCGTGCATAACCGAAAGATTTGGAATCGCTGCGACGATTCGGTCGGATATTTTTCCGGATCGCGACTAATAATCACAAGGCGTTCGCGGGGATTTGCACCACTTCCGGTTCAACTGGAAACTGAAGTTGCACCGACGTTAGCGGTTGGCGCGATGTATTGCAATACGTTTGCACTGGCGGAAGGGAAACGCGCTTTTCTTTCACAACATATCGGCGACGTCGATAACCAAGCGACTATCGAATTCATGCAGGAATCAATCGAGAAACTGCAGCGTTGGTTGGGAATCATACCGGAGATTATTGCTCACGATTTGCATCCGAATCTGTTGACGACGCGATTCGCCCAGGAAATCGGCAGTGGAAAAAAACTCGTTGGCGTACAGCACCATCACGCTCATTTCGCAGCGGCATTGGCGGCAAATCAATTACGACAACCCGCTATCGGCATCGTATTCGACGGCACTGGTTACGGACTTGACCGTACGATTTGGGGCGGGGAGATTTTTATTGGTGATACCAGTAGGGTCGAACGGATAGGTTGGTTACAACCGCTGTTGTTACCGGGTGGTGACAGTTCGATCAAGAAACCATATCGCACAGCGATTGCCTATTTGCATCAGTTGTTTGAAAACAAGTACGAGTTGCCGGAAAAATTATTAAAGTATGCTACCGACGAAGAAATCGGCTTGGTTAAATCGATGGTCGATCGACATTTCAATACGGTACAGACTACCAGCATCGGGCGGTTGTTCGATGCGGTGTCGGCAATGCTTGGCGTATGCGGAGTATCCACCTACGAGGGACAAGCGGCAATCGAGTTAGAGCAATTGGCATGGCGCGCCGTCCGCGAGGGTAGCACACAGGAAATTCCCGAGTTACCTTTTATAATCGCGGTGAATGGGAACACCTTGCAAATGGAAGCGCGGTCATTCTTTGAGCAGTTATCCGAACTAGTCAACCAGAAAAAAGTATCTTTGCAAAATCTGGCGTATGCATTTCACCTCGCTCTAAGTGAAGCGGTCGTGCAATGCTGTCTTGTGCTTCGCGAGCAGACGCAATTGCGTGATGTCGTATTGTGCGGCGGGGTGTGGCAAAATCGATTACTGACCCAGTTGACGGGTGAGCGATTAGAACAGAATGGTTTTCGTCCGATTTATCCAGGCATCATCCCGGTCAATGACGGCGGGATCGCGTTGGGGCAGGTATGCGTTGCGAATGCACTCAAGTAA
- a CDS encoding HypC/HybG/HupF family hydrogenase formation chaperone, whose product MCLAVPGIIRSITDGLAKVDFGGVEREIALDLLPEAKVGEYILAHAGFALQTLDVEEAEELLALFREIEEAIDAEQRS is encoded by the coding sequence ATGTGTTTAGCGGTACCGGGGATCATCCGTTCGATCACGGATGGGCTGGCGAAAGTCGATTTCGGGGGCGTCGAGCGAGAGATCGCGCTCGATTTGCTGCCGGAAGCGAAGGTCGGCGAGTATATACTTGCTCATGCCGGTTTTGCGCTGCAGACTCTCGACGTCGAGGAAGCGGAGGAACTGCTCGCATTGTTCCGTGAAATCGAAGAAGCCATTGATGCGGAGCAACGGTCTTGA
- a CDS encoding Ni/Fe hydrogenase subunit alpha, producing MKLDLNVDVHHLTRVEGHGSIRIRVQNGDIKEAAWEVIETPRYFEVMLKGKKWDAAAVLTARICGICSIGHTLASLRATENAFGITIPEAAKKLRILAKHGETLQSHYLHLFFLAAPDFLGLPSALPLIESNPEVVAIAARLKGLANNMCDLIAGRTTHPVSIQVGGMSHKPSRRELLALRDELLRSVEDVAATIALFKTLTIPDFTRETEFVALKGVKEYPFIGGDLVSTDGIVKKENEYRAMTNEFCVEHSTSKWCKLSRNSFAVGALARVNNNYKLLHKEAQKLAEELGLKPVNHNPFMNNIAQLVECVHCTYDSVKLIDELVKMPQDEPIRVKVEPKAGIGVGAVEVPRGILYHEYEYDNNGRVVKANCIIPTTQNHANIWDDMHELVKVNLVKGMTDAKMELLCSMLVRAYDPCISCSVH from the coding sequence ATGAAATTAGATCTCAATGTCGACGTCCATCACCTAACTCGCGTCGAAGGTCATGGCAGTATTCGCATCCGCGTCCAAAATGGCGACATCAAAGAGGCGGCTTGGGAAGTTATCGAAACCCCGCGGTACTTTGAAGTCATGCTCAAAGGGAAGAAGTGGGATGCTGCGGCGGTGCTCACAGCGCGGATTTGCGGAATTTGCTCGATCGGGCATACCCTCGCCAGTCTACGTGCGACCGAAAACGCCTTTGGTATCACGATACCGGAAGCAGCAAAGAAATTGCGCATTCTTGCTAAACACGGTGAAACGCTTCAAAGCCACTACCTCCATCTCTTCTTTTTGGCAGCACCTGATTTCCTCGGCCTGCCCAGTGCTTTACCACTGATTGAATCTAATCCGGAAGTTGTCGCGATCGCAGCCCGACTCAAGGGATTGGCAAACAATATGTGCGATTTAATCGCTGGCAGGACAACCCACCCGGTATCGATTCAAGTTGGCGGCATGTCACATAAACCGAGTCGCCGGGAGCTCTTGGCACTGCGTGACGAGTTGTTGCGGTCAGTGGAGGATGTAGCGGCTACTATCGCATTGTTTAAAACCTTAACGATTCCCGATTTTACCCGGGAAACCGAATTTGTCGCTTTGAAAGGGGTCAAAGAGTATCCCTTCATCGGTGGCGACTTGGTTTCTACTGACGGTATTGTGAAGAAGGAAAACGAGTACCGTGCGATGACGAATGAATTCTGTGTGGAACATTCGACCTCGAAATGGTGTAAGCTTTCCCGTAACTCGTTTGCCGTTGGTGCGCTTGCCCGGGTGAACAACAACTACAAACTCCTGCATAAAGAAGCGCAGAAGTTAGCGGAAGAACTTGGTCTCAAACCGGTGAATCACAATCCGTTTATGAACAACATCGCTCAATTGGTCGAGTGCGTTCACTGTACTTATGACTCAGTGAAACTGATTGACGAATTGGTGAAAATGCCGCAAGATGAACCGATTCGCGTGAAAGTCGAACCGAAAGCCGGTATTGGTGTTGGCGCGGTGGAAGTGCCACGTGGCATTCTTTATCACGAATACGAATACGACAATAATGGCAGAGTCGTGAAGGCGAACTGCATTATTCCGACGACACAGAATCATGCGAACATCTGGGACGATATGCACGAACTTGTCAAGGTCAATCTTGTCAAAGGCATGACTGATGCGAAGATGGAGTTGCTCTGTTCGATGCTCGTCCGCGCCTATGATCCTTGCATTTCCTGTTCGGTACATTAA
- a CDS encoding 4Fe-4S dicluster domain-containing protein, whose protein sequence is MPNLLDIEFESEVWKKWGAKCLSCGTCAMVCPTCYCSGVHEQVSMDHKEGAKISYLYSCNLLDFAMVAGGHNFRPGQDTRLKYRFYHQHRGFVESHGEPMCVGCNRCGRSCLAGINPVDVINDLQEEGKR, encoded by the coding sequence TTGCCGAACTTACTCGATATCGAATTCGAATCGGAAGTATGGAAGAAGTGGGGTGCGAAATGCTTGAGTTGCGGCACCTGCGCGATGGTTTGCCCAACTTGCTACTGCTCCGGCGTCCACGAACAAGTTTCGATGGATCATAAGGAAGGGGCGAAAATCAGTTATCTCTATTCGTGTAATCTACTCGACTTCGCCATGGTCGCTGGCGGCCACAATTTCCGCCCGGGACAGGATACCCGTTTGAAATACCGGTTCTACCATCAGCATCGAGGCTTCGTCGAATCGCACGGCGAGCCAATGTGCGTCGGTTGTAATCGATGCGGCCGGTCGTGCCTCGCCGGGATCAATCCGGTCGACGTGATTAACGATCTACAAGAGGAGGGGAAACGATGA
- a CDS encoding NADH:ubiquinone oxidoreductase, giving the protein MKYLSIEPARPKVAVFDFTDCEGCELQLINKEETLVDFLKAIEVVNFREAISNPSEDYDIAFVEGSISRADEIDRLLTIRKKAKVLVAFGTCACFGGVHKLKNVHTTYEANKEVYGDMPKDTMPVRSVGEIVQVDFSIPGCPVSKAEIERIVQHLIWDVTYQYPVYPVCFECRQRFTICRFDLGELCLGPVSAAGCNAPCPAGGMGCWGCRGVAEAPNFVEYFELCKRHGYSKEEVLERMNFFGGFAEVTGVK; this is encoded by the coding sequence ATGAAGTATTTATCTATTGAACCGGCACGTCCGAAAGTAGCGGTCTTTGATTTCACCGATTGCGAAGGCTGCGAACTTCAGCTCATCAACAAAGAAGAGACGCTGGTCGATTTCCTAAAAGCAATCGAAGTTGTGAATTTCCGGGAAGCAATCTCAAACCCATCGGAAGACTATGACATTGCCTTTGTTGAAGGTTCGATCAGCCGCGCCGACGAAATCGACCGCTTACTGACGATTCGCAAAAAAGCCAAAGTGTTGGTTGCGTTCGGCACCTGCGCTTGTTTCGGCGGTGTACACAAGTTGAAGAATGTCCACACGACCTACGAAGCGAATAAGGAAGTGTACGGTGATATGCCGAAAGACACGATGCCGGTTCGCTCGGTCGGCGAGATCGTTCAAGTCGATTTTTCGATTCCTGGTTGCCCTGTGAGTAAAGCTGAAATCGAACGAATCGTACAACATTTGATTTGGGATGTTACGTATCAGTATCCTGTTTATCCAGTGTGCTTTGAGTGCCGGCAACGCTTTACAATCTGCAGGTTCGATTTAGGCGAATTGTGCTTAGGTCCGGTTTCGGCTGCTGGTTGCAACGCCCCTTGTCCCGCTGGTGGGATGGGCTGTTGGGGTTGCCGCGGTGTCGCCGAAGCGCCTAACTTCGTTGAGTATTTCGAGTTGTGCAAACGACACGGTTACTCGAAAGAGGAAGTTTTGGAACGAATGAATTTCTTCGGCGGCTTTGCCGAAGTGACGGGGGTGAAGTAA
- a CDS encoding FAD/NAD(P)-binding protein has protein sequence MNIFTTYDVTKESTMIQPLEFSRANRLMHVDKTFKAEITNVIRLTDMEKLFHVRIIDSRDRERFTFMPGQFVMMEVPGYGEVPISISGSPTNKGYLELCIRKAGIVTTLLHKARRGARIGIRGPFGNAFPMEKMKGHNVLLIAGGLGLAPLRAPIFHVTENRSEYKDVHILYGTRTADQLLFDYQYDEWRRIDDVNLQIIVEHGSPNWTGKTGMITKLLDDLPIKPLDTYAIVCGPPIMFKFVCNRLRDLGVPMHRMFVSLERRMHCGMGKCCRCNIGSTFICVDGPVFDYWSVLNLKEAI, from the coding sequence ATGAACATCTTCACCACCTATGACGTGACCAAAGAGAGCACGATGATTCAACCGCTGGAGTTCTCACGAGCGAACCGGCTCATGCACGTCGACAAAACGTTTAAAGCGGAAATCACCAACGTGATCCGGTTGACCGATATGGAAAAATTGTTCCATGTCCGCATCATCGACAGCCGCGACCGCGAACGCTTTACGTTTATGCCGGGACAATTTGTGATGATGGAGGTTCCTGGTTACGGGGAAGTGCCGATTTCGATTTCTGGTTCCCCGACCAATAAAGGGTATCTCGAATTGTGTATCCGAAAAGCCGGTATCGTCACGACATTGCTTCATAAGGCACGGCGCGGAGCGCGGATTGGTATTCGCGGTCCATTTGGCAACGCGTTCCCGATGGAAAAAATGAAGGGTCACAACGTTCTTCTCATCGCGGGTGGCTTAGGTTTGGCACCTTTGCGTGCGCCGATATTTCATGTCACGGAGAACCGTTCCGAGTATAAAGATGTTCACATTCTTTACGGTACCCGAACCGCCGATCAGCTGTTGTTCGATTATCAATACGACGAATGGCGCCGGATCGACGATGTGAATCTGCAAATCATCGTTGAACATGGCAGTCCCAATTGGACGGGTAAGACCGGTATGATTACAAAGTTGCTCGATGATCTGCCGATCAAACCACTCGATACATACGCAATCGTCTGCGGGCCGCCGATTATGTTCAAGTTCGTTTGCAATCGGCTGCGCGATTTAGGCGTACCGATGCACCGCATGTTCGTTTCGCTGGAACGCCGGATGCACTGTGGCATGGGGAAATGCTGCCGTTGCAATATCGGTTCGACGTTCATTTGCGTCGATGGACCGGTGTTCGATTATTGGTCGGTCTTAAACCTCAAAGAAGCTATCTAA